The Naumovozyma dairenensis CBS 421 chromosome 1, complete genome genomic interval AACGTGTTGCATATTTTTTCCTCGTCGTTcatttgttttatttagatattttatatatataataataatcaatagCGTTTACTTAagattgaatatattagaTATGATAGTCTGGGCCATTGGGCCTGGTATTAAATTGAGTCCCTTCCTgatttaaagatgaagattcTCGATAATGTATTGCGATATAATTTCTCCGAATCGGAGCTATGAGATACAGCCGCTCACAGGACCATATTTTTAAAGTTGCCACTATAAGTCCCAgctaaaatatatattataataattaatctATAATTTGTTTAATAGCTTATTATAACTCTATTCATATACATTCAGTTAGAACAGATCTACataaaataacaaaaatatacaagttctttcaaaataacgcttttatcaattttttaaaatggTAGTGGTGGAGGTGGTGGAATAACTGATGGAGGAACTTCTGCAGCATTTTCTCCCTCATTATCGACTGAATCAACAGATTCAGGAATTGACAGAACATCtgaatcttcattatctaaGTCATGGCTTTCCTCAGTAGCAGGTTGGGCCGGTGTTGTTGATCCGTCCATATTTGGTAaaggtggtggtggtggaaCGAAGTTAGAAGAGGTATTACCATCTGCAACAGCAGGAGTAACCTGTGGTAGGGGTGGGGCCATAAGCGTTGGTTTCTCAACAGTTTGGTCCAATTGGGGTTGTGGGATTGGTGGAGCTAATGGAACAGGTGCTCCTGAGGGGGATGTATCTCCCATGTTTGGTAAAGGTGGAGGAGGTGGAACAAAGTTGTTTCCTGTTTGAACTGGCacatttgtttcttctgCTGCCACAAGTGGTAATGGAGGTGCTATCGGAATGGGTGCGTTAGTTGTTGCAGCATCGACTACCGGAGGTACCAACGGAATTGAAGAACTCATAGTAGGCGTTATTGATGGAGCTACAGGAACAGGAAGTACAGCATGTGAAGTTGGTTTATTAGCTTCTTTAGCACCATCGTCATCAGAATCTGACCAACCATCGTCAGAATCTTCTTCCAATCCTCTTTGGATTCTACGTTGTTGTTCAGCAGCtttcaaatcaaaagaTGAAGTAGTTGAAGTAGGTtctgatttgaaaaatgggtTCATTTTCTTAGGTTCTGTGGTAACTTGTGCAGCAGCTTGAACAGGAACTGGTTGGCTCTTGTTCATAACTAGATTATCAGTACTAGCTGTTGACGCTTGAGCTGCTATTGTGTCATGTCCATAATCATTTGTTTCAGATGCCAGTTCAGTTACTTGCTGCGGTGCTGCAACAGGATGTTCAATTGTTTGCTTATTTTCATGTTCAATCTGTTGACGTAATTCAGCtaatcttttttctttctctgcctttttctttgatttcaatttatttaattcttccATTAAGcgtttttcttcttcttcttcatcatcaccatcacTTTCATCAATGTCCTTAGAAGCTTTAACAGCATCTTCATTTTCGAATGGAGTTGAATACTTCGAAGGGGTTGCAGCAACTGGACCGTTATTCTCATTGATAGGTGGCTGAGTAGCGACATTAGAGGCTGCTTCACTTCCTGATCTTGATCTCGATCTTGATGATCTATCTCTCTTAGCTAAACCGAATTTGGCTAAtctttctttcattttcttttgggCTTGCTCCTTTAAGCGATTAGCTCTTGCTTCAACATCTTGAATTGCCCCTGGAACTGGAGCAGTACTAGTAGATTGTGAGTTCTCTAATGTAATTGCGCCTGTATTCAACTTGTAGATGAAATTACGAACCTCATCCTCAACACCGATACCGAAttcccatttttcaaaatctcTTGAAGAAGTGTCCACTGTGCGACCAGTAATGtttgatttcaatgaagCGGAAAGATCAGATATAGAATCTCTAATATcgttaataatttctttattagCTTCACTTTCGTTTTTAATCTTGGATAATTCCTCTTGATAAACTTCAGTTTCATCAGCAACCGGTTCCACAGGTTTACCAGTCAAAGCCGCCATTCTGGATTTCAATAATGCTCTACTCTTAGCTTTTTGTCTATCGCTATCTGTAATTTCACCATTTGGTCCTGTCCCAATTATAGATGGCggatttttcaatttaaacAATTGAATCTTGGCGGCACTGATGTCGTTGTCAATTTGAGAAATTTGTTCAAATAGCGATGGTAATTCGTTCACTAATGTTTCAAATCTGTTTCTTAGATCTTTTGGAATTGATGCGTTGGCTAATGTTGTTCCTTCAATTAACGATTTAATTTCCTCTTGTGTGGAATTGATACGGTCCATGTTCTCTGAAGctgataatttttcagtagATGGTGCTGGAGCTACCTTAGAAGCATAAGATGATTTGATAGGTTTTGCCTCCTTAGGTGGAGATGGTTTTGGTTCTGTTTTGGGAACAACGAATTCTTGTTTTGCTTGTGCTGGCGATTGTTGATCAGGAGATTCCGTTGAGTAAACAGTTCTACGATTTCTGAAACTTGGTAAAGtctcttcttcatcattatttctGTAACTTAATCCATTCATTCTTGTAGAAGGTAAAGAATCATTTTCATGGTCTGACTTCAATTGATCCCTAACATTGTTCAAGATCTGAGTACTAGAAGGAACCAAGCTAGGAGGTAACCTATTTGGTAATTCATTACCGTTTAGTTTCCTATAGACTAGATGCATACCTAATGCAAATTCTTGCTTTGTTAATGTTCCTGAGTTATTGACGTCACATAGATTCCAAATATGTTCCAAATCGCTTCTATTCAACCCAGATTTTCTAAAGATTTCGACAGCGGTAGATGAGACTAAATGACCACGTTTTTCAGTATCATAGGTTTCAAAAATCttataaaataatgatttttcttgatCACTGATTGCATCTTCAGTACTAACTTGATTTAACTTATTTGTGAAGTTAGATTGAGAATATATCTCATTATTACCGAACCCAGTCTTTTGAGCGGTCAATGGCATAGAAGTTGTGAAATTGGAAGGTGGCAAGTATCCAGTTCTTTGCTGTTGTAATCCAACGTTAAATTGTTGTAATGGTTGTTGTGGGGCTTGATTGAACGACAACTGTGGTATTGTGGCGGCACCACCAGtcatttgattttgtaGTGGCATTCCAAATGACGTTTGAGGAATCATACCTGTGTTTTGAGGTTGTAACATCCCTGTGTTTTGAGCCATTAAGCGACCACCAGTAGTTTGCATTGGCATACCGAAACTGGTTTGAGGCATGAACCCAGTAGATTGAGGATTCAACATACCagcaccaccaccaccagTGATTTGAGTTTGTAATGGCATACCAAAACTTGTTGTGGGGATTGATCCTGTAGGTTGAGGTTGTAAATTCATTACGCCTTGAGTCATCATTAACTCATCAAATGGAGTCTTCGTTTGAGAACTGGTAAAAGCTACGTTTGAATTAATGATGTCGATAAAACTGGAAACTTCATTTTTAGTTCGAGTATCTAATTCGTATGGTATGGAATCACCTTGTAAAACGTCATTAATCAAATGCATGGCTAATGCAAACTCaggaaataataatttcccAGCTTTACTGGTGTCACATAGAGCCCAAATTTTGGCCAGTTGTTTTGGTTGCAAGCCGGACTTCATTAAGATTGTTCTACAATCTGCACCTGAGATGGTATTAGAACCAGGTTTGACCATGGATCTAAACAAGGTTTCAAATTTAGCTTGGTCTACGGCAGTAATGAAGGATAATCTCATTGTTGGTATTTTAAGTTCATTATTAACACCATTATTGGCAAATGAATTGATAAAACCTGTAGCAGTCGGTTTCAAAGGTTCTAATGGGATTTGAGATGTTTGCATATAATAACCAGTTTGTTGAGGTAATAGTGGTTTTACTACTTGTGGTTGCGCTTGGCTTTGAATGTTAGAATTGAAGCTTCCTGTTAgttgattttgaattgGTTGAGGCTGTTGCGACATTTGTATATTGGCACCAAACCCACCAGTTACTTGATTTTGAACTGGTTGGATTTGAGATTGTTGCATATTGGAAGTGTAGCTGCCGGTCATTTGATTTTGGATTGGTTGTAATTGAGGTTGTTGCATGATATTTGGCATTGACGCAGCACTATTGGAACTTCCATAAAACCCAGTACCTTGTGGTTGTAAGTGTTGATTCATGGTTGGAATTTGAGAGGTAGATAAATTGGTATTTTGAACATATCCTTGATTGTTGATATTTGAGTGAAGCCCTGTGTAATTGGCATTGTTTTGTTGGTATTGATTATTTCCAGCCAATGTGTTGCTGCTTGGCACAGCAGAGCTTTGGTTGGGATTATTATATACACCAGTTTGAGTTACATTTGCTCCGGCTCCATAACCTGCATATTGGACTGGTGGTTGCGGCTGTGGTTGCTGTTGTTGGAACTGTGGCTGTAATTGCTGGTATTGCTGCTGATATTGAggttgctgctgctgttgctgctgctgttgctgttgttgttgctgttgttgttgttgttgaacctgttgttgttggcTATAATACCCAGTAGGTTGTTGGTAACCTGTACCTTGTTGGTAAGGATTGTACATTCTATTGATGTCTGTAACTGAAAAGGTCCGAGTCTTGAGACAACACAGATCTATCTTTTCTAACTTACCTAAAAAGATATGCgattattatatgataatCCGATGAAATCACCTCTACGAGCTTGAGATTTATAGTAAGCTTGCCGTAAACTCTTGTGTTCGTTGATCCAGTTCACATAATCGTGAAATCTTTGCCTTCCCACATGTTTCAAACTTTCCAAACCATGGATGGTAGGCCCCTGTGAACCATATCAACGAAGATATGGCGGTGGTTGGCTGCGCCCTCAAGatttttctgttttctCTGGAAGTTCCTTTCCAAACCCTCATACCCTGTAAAAACAATTTTgtaaaagaataaaaataattctgGAACGACGTGTGTGACCCGCAGATATTTGGTGCGATTCCACTCGAAAAGACAGTTTTTCCAGGAATAATATAACCCCTGAAATGGTAGATTACTTCCCCCATTCCTTGACTTAGGCCCAAACAGAACCCCCACCTCCCACATTGGTGCGAACGACCCGCTCCCCCTACCGTGGTCTCAACCCTATTGAGCTGTACAGTGTTGCAATTCCCCACAgattgaatgaaaaagaaaaatcacGACTGTGTCAGCGACTGGTCAACGCTTGTAGCGTGGTGACAACAATTCCTATTAAACCTTGCtattcaatatataaatggACATGGTAATAGGATGGAAGATTAGATAGTCTTCAAACAAACGAACAAAGAAGGATTTAATACATGTCATCTTGGTTAAATAATCTcctaaaaaataaataaataacagTAATATACATAAAGCGGACCAATGTATACACTATTAAGTAAACATTAAATCTtcagtaaataaaaaaaatatgaacaATGACACTGACACCCAAGATCACGCCGACAACTCACAtgtaaaagaatataaaggGAACCCCGTGGCTCTAATGCTACATCCGCATATAACTTATTTAGATATGCCAGCAATTTGAAGCCAATAAAAGAACCATAATGttaaaatgaaaacacTAAAAAGTTGTCAGGCAAATTATTGGGTAAGCTTCCCCCCTATGTTTACaaatatttgtttattatttattggCTTGAGCTGCTGGTAACATTCCAAGTTGAACCAGAACAGTGCCTTACAGTTTTAAATTTACACCgtcaaatatataagaaaagtGGTCTAATCTGGTACCTAGTATATTGTTTATACTATATCAGGGAGTAGAATTCGGGCCAGCGTTTCAGCTTGtctacgtacgtacgtacgaTGTCCGGTGTTACAAACACACATTGTAACTGGGAATTTGTACATAAGTACGTGTAAGtatatatcttttcttGTGGCGTGTTTTAAGTCTTAAAGTTATAAAGTTATCGTAACCTTCTCCGAAGCCACCAACACAAAGATACTATCTAGCAGATACAAATTACTATGTGTGTTCgtttataaatatttaggATTACTAAATAGCGAATAGCTGTTGCTTATTTTCCCAAATTATACGTCATAAAGtacaatattttgaatacaTCTTAGTACCAAGAAAGGAATGAAACCTGTATTCACGTACATCTTGAACCCAAGCTGCTGTTCATAAGAAAAGGTTGTTTACCTACTTTCAAGAGGACGACCGGCAACTTATGAACTATTAATTACCGCCCAGTATCAATGTATACCCATGTATTTTTCATAGTCGTTCCTCGTAAACGAATTTCACCGAAGGTGTTGCTTAACTTTAAAGTTCATAATATTCCTAAAACATAAACAAAATGGCCCAATGTGAACTTCTATGTTAAAAATAGAGTTCGAGACTTTATCAGAGAGCACAACATGCACATTGCCTTTTGAAGTGGTGTAAGGATTCTCACtcaatttggaattttcaCAATACCTGTCATGAACGAGGTACtccaaagaagaaattactGAGTAAGGATTATCTGCGGAGTTCTTCTGgttatttcctttttttagCCCAAAGTATTTCCTAGACATCAAAGGACACAAGAGAAAATCAGATGTTCAGTACCGTACCAAAGTTACCGTAAGTTACATTCGGTAACATCAAGCTTATTACACGGTGTCTTGCGGCGAGTATCAGGTTGCAAAATCTTGCCATTTCCCACGTAGATTGTGGGTTCAAATTTTGTACTATCAGGTCGCTATACGGGCTCTAGAAAGACAACATACGTACCCAGGTGGGACAGACGTGTGCGGTCATTTTACATGTAATTCTCTGTACGCACTAGAGCTGTGTTATTTCTCTCTCCTGGTAAATAAAAAGCGTCAGATGACCAATCTTCTAAAAGAATTTAACTTGTGCGATGTTTTGGGGCAAAAATAGACCAAAAAATTCCACCTAGGGCAAAATAAACATGATGTAAAGGTCAAGAAAAATTCTCGACCCTTAATACTTTTGAACTAGAGTTCAACAAATAGTCAAATATCGAGTACCCTCAATGTCAGCCTATTACTTACTAGAAACCTGAAAAATATGCTTTAACAGGGAGACCATCATCTTttaacaaatatatatgtttacTTAACAAAAAGAAGGTTTCCACTCACTTTTCCCCCGTTATAGTCTTTCCATTTCTTCAAGGACTGGATTCTCATAAAAACAAgttaaattgaatattagCATTGAAATGCTGTTTTTGGACCACTCAAAGATGGCCCCTCAAAGTAAACTACTGCTATAATCTCTTTGATAAGTAATAATAGATATAAACCATTTCTAGTACTGTTGATATGTATGTACCTTTTTATCCTCAAGCTTATCCGGTGACAGGAAGATCAAAAAGggttgaaaaattagagaataaaaaaagacAAAACAATCTTATAATTTGTTTTCAGGTCCACCCTACTAGAAAAAAGGGCTAATAAATCTGGCCCTAATCCTGTGCAATATTCGAAAAAAACAATAGCTACGGCTTTTTCTCCAATTACCTATATAGATACATCGCTAGTAGTGTTACACTACCAGGGTCGGAAAACATTTGGTAATTTGATCATACTCCACGATTTTCTTGTCATGTGAGGGCGGCCTATCATAAATATGCTGCGCACGTAACAAATTCTGTACAAAATATAACGTTGTTTTTTTACCGAAGTTCAATCTGTTTGACGTCGCGTTGTTTTGCttttgaattatttctCTACATAGATGCTTATGTGATGTGTCTTTTCAACGGGTTTTCACTGGACGCATCAATCTCGAAAGGGACATTTGAGAACTAAAAGGGAAAACAAtacataaaaaataaagactACAGAGTTTACTTAGCAATGTTGTTTTGGTGTCGTTTaccattttgaaattttctatGTAAAATTTTTATACAACCGTTTTCTTGGGTGTCAACATGCTGTGCAACTTTAAGAACGTTATTGTCAACTAACATTATGGTTTTCTTGGGAAATCATATATAAAGGAGACCGTActggaaaaattattgattgttttcttcctttttctATTATTCACTCTGTGTtaagaattcaaaaaaaatcataaaCTTTACACTCGCTTATCCATACTAAAAATGTACTCCAAGATTGCCCTTTTATTAGCTGCCGCTGCCGTTGCCTCTGCTCAAACCGAAACTCAAGTTGCTGAATTGAACTTGTTATTGAACGATGTCGGTTCCAACTTAAACGACTACATGACCTTGGCTACCACTCCAGGTTCCGGTATCAGTTTAGCTGACATGCCAGCTGGTGTTTTGGACATTGGTATGGCTTTAGCTTCTGCCACTGACAAGTCTTACACTACTTTATACTCTGAAGTTGACTTTGCTGGTGTCGAATCTATGATCACTAAGTTGCCATGGTACTCTTCTAGANNNNNNNNNNNNNNNNNNNNAAAAGACCACTTGTACTGAATAAAGAANGTTtagtttattatatatatatatatatatatataatatgaaTGAAATTGTACGTATACACCTTTGTAATGATTATACAAATCACATGAATGGCTTAGTATCGTATAATCTGAGTAATGCTTCATGCATATCACTTCAAACTTCGATTGCTTCGTACTTTTGTGCTTAGGTATTCACTAGGTACATTAATCTGTCCCTACTGGGTTAGTTGTTGAAAAACCAACTATACGTGAGAGACAGTTACCTGTGTTTGTCTTGTCCTTCCATGGCTATGAGTAGTCGTTGGTCCGAATGTCTCAAGAGTAGAAGGACCCTTCGTACCTGAACTGGGTGGCTTTACGGAGATTTCTTCGCAGATATCTTGCGAATCGTTCCGCCGTACCTCGCGCAGGCGGCACGTGCTGATTGTTTCTCGAGGACAGACACACCCACAATAACACAATAGCCATACGTAGACAAAGAGAAGTGGGGTTAATCGAATGATAAACGATTAGGGCAAAGATTGGGAAATTGTTAGGGGCCTTCACAGCTGTCATTAAGTCGTTCAATGACACTCAATCGTAGATAATATGCTAGTAAAGTCTACGAAGAATAGTAAGATTTATATTTGCTTTCAGTACGTGtaatacaaaaatataactTGATTATGTTTAAAATGACTAATGATACTCAGGGGTCTCACCCCATAATGGAGCCATAAAATATCTTCcaattttcaaacaataGCGTCTTAAGTACTAGTAGGTAGAATCGTACTTCGAAGCGGAGGCAGAGCTAAGCTAATCGAAtctataaaataataatacagtTATCGTCAATTTATGGTGCGAagttatataaatattttcgGTAGTTCAGTACTTTATTAC includes:
- the NDAI0A08340 gene encoding uncharacterized protein (similar to Saccharomyces cerevisiae PAN1 (YIR006C); ancestral locus Anc_7.160), producing the protein MYNPYQQGTGYQQPTGYYSQQQQVQQQQQQQQQQQQQQQQQQQPQYQQQYQQLQPQFQQQQPQPQPPVQYAGYGAGANVTQTGVYNNPNQSSAVPSSNTLAGNNQYQQNNANYTGLHSNINNQGYVQNTNLSTSQIPTMNQHLQPQGTGFYGSSNSAASMPNIMQQPQLQPIQNQMTGSYTSNMQQSQIQPVQNQVTGGFGANIQMSQQPQPIQNQLTGSFNSNIQSQAQPQVVKPLLPQQTGYYMQTSQIPLEPLKPTATGFINSFANNGVNNELKIPTMRLSFITAVDQAKFETLFRSMVKPGSNTISGADCRTILMKSGLQPKQLAKIWALCDTSKAGKLLFPEFALAMHLINDVLQGDSIPYELDTRTKNEVSSFIDIINSNVAFTSSQTKTPFDELMMTQGVMNLQPQPTGSIPTTSFGMPLQTQITGGGGAGMLNPQSTGFMPQTSFGMPMQTTGGRLMAQNTGMLQPQNTGMIPQTSFGMPLQNQMTGGAATIPQLSFNQAPQQPLQQFNVGLQQQRTGYLPPSNFTTSMPLTAQKTGFGNNEIYSQSNFTNKLNQVSTEDAISDQEKSLFYKIFETYDTEKRGHLVSSTAVEIFRKSGLNRSDLEHIWNLCDVNNSGTLTKQEFALGMHLVYRKLNGNELPNRLPPSLVPSSTQILNNVRDQLKSDHENDSLPSTRMNGLSYRNNDEEETLPSFRNRRTVYSTESPDQQSPAQAKQEFVVPKTEPKPSPPKEAKPIKSSYASKVAPAPSTEKLSASENMDRINSTQEEIKSLIEGTTLANASIPKDLRNRFETLVNELPSLFEQISQIDNDISAAKIQLFKLKNPPSIIGTGPNGEITDSDRQKAKSRALLKSRMAALTGKPVEPVADETEVYQEELSKIKNESEANKEIINDIRDSISDLSASLKSNITGRTVDTSSRDFEKWEFGIGVEDEVRNFIYKLNTGAITLENSQSTSTAPVPGAIQDVEARANRLKEQAQKKMKERLAKFGLAKRDRSSRSRSRSGSEAASNVATQPPINENNGPVAATPSKYSTPFENEDAVKASKDIDESDGDDEEEEEKRLMEELNKLKSKKKAEKEKRLAELRQQIEHENKQTIEHPVAAPQQVTELASETNDYGHDTIAAQASTASTDNLVMNKSQPVPVQAAAQVTTEPKKMNPFFKSEPTSTTSSFDLKAAEQQRRIQRGLEEDSDDGWSDSDDDGAKEANKPTSHAVLPVPVAPSITPTMSSSIPLVPPVVDAATTNAPIPIAPPLPLVAAEETNVPVQTGNNFVPPPPPLPNMGDTSPSGAPVPLAPPIPQPQLDQTVEKPTLMAPPLPQVTPAVADGNTSSNFVPPPPPLPNMDGSTTPAQPATEESHDLDNEDSDVLSIPESVDSVDNEGENAAEVPPSVIPPPPPLPF